The Hydrotalea sp. genomic sequence GAGAGAGTCCGAACGGCGGAGTAAAAAACGACGGGGGATAGTGCGATGCCGTAATGCCTGTCGGCGTGCTTCAGCGCGCCGACGGGATAGAATCGTGGCCCATAAGCGGGGTTCTGTATTAGGCGATTATTCATCTGGTGATGGCGTTGCCACCATCATCTTGCGATCAACCCGGCCATCAACCCTTTCGGAACGGGGGTTATAACGATGACCCTATTTGATCTTGCTTGCCATTTGGTTTGTCTTTGCCCCCGTTATTACTAACGAAGCGGTGGGCTCTTACCCCACCTTTTCACCCTTACCATTTGCATGGCGGTTATTTTCTGTGACACTTTCACTAACATTGTCGTCGCCAACAACGCCGCCGCCGGTTAGGCGGAATGGATTCCAAAAATAAAGCCCCGACTTTCCTCAAAAAAAAATATTGTTACCAACGAATTTTTCTGCAATCGCCGGACCACGATTCTGCCCCGACATTATGCCAACCGCCGTTTTTTTACAAGGTCAATTTTTTTTTAGCGATTTGTAAACCGCAAGCCAAAGGCTTTTTTTAATGTCGCGGTGTCGACCATTGGGTCATACCCCATGGCCAATAATTGGTCGCGCGCTTTATCATCCGCCATGGTTAAAATATTGCGGTGTGGTGCCATGTCCTGCGCCAAATTTTCCACCACCAGCCGTTGCCACGGAAATGTTGCCCCCGGGTCAATTTTGCGGTCGGGCGCAATGTCGCTGTGGCCGACGATGTTTTCCGGCGGCACGGAAAACTTGCCACGCCAATGGTGGAGCAAGGCCATCAGGGATTCGATTTGCGCAATCGGGTAATCGGCAAGCTTGCCATTTTTGTCAGGGTAACGCACACCGCCATGTTGCAATTCCACCCCCAGCGAATGGGG encodes the following:
- a CDS encoding N-acetylmuramoyl-L-alanine amidase, which encodes MINFIDAPSPNWRARAGEHNKGEDSADATPRFIVIHYTDTKNLAETFGILQDPQKKVSSHVVIDSDGKIYRLVADDKTAWHAGLSYWRGTRNLNPHSLGVELQHGGVRYPDKNGKLADYPIAQIESLMALLHHWRGKFSVPPENIVGHSDIAPDRKIDPGATFPWQRLVVENLAQDMAPHRNILTMADDKARDQLLAMGYDPMVDTATLKKAFGLRFTNR